A part of Chloroflexota bacterium genomic DNA contains:
- a CDS encoding DUF3105 domain-containing protein: protein MRVVRTPIWTSVEPVSNSWFCRVSIASCLLPVYGKPVPLNACCDAWPLLGSARNRLDFPKLLRAVTVLRPFWANYRKRCGHPGLWINPGGCCQNCPGPQSPAHSVLIRGNRTAQMSSRRRRRRAASDAPPQAPRQAPPRQAPKPSGGGFNPFKQKRIVVLAVLMVVLIPFEFMAINSLLEGPPGDRPDTVPAVVVPAGSLHDPYLTVPPTSGARAETAPPPGVYTTEIANLEQVAALAEGTVLVQYSCPPTSAICAQMIGQLEEIVDQTSDYPVILAPNRAAATAHIHLTAWGARLRMNQVDAELVREFITAWAGAEVDGNG, encoded by the coding sequence ATGCGGGTGGTCAGGACGCCGATCTGGACCTCGGTCGAACCGGTGTCGAACTCGTGGTTTTGCAGGGTTTCGATTGCTTCCTGCTTGCTGCCGGTGTATGGCAAGCCAGTTCCTCTGAATGCGTGCTGTGATGCTTGGCCGCTATTGGGCTCCGCCCGGAATCGTCTTGATTTTCCTAAGTTGCTTCGGGCGGTTACGGTCCTACGACCGTTCTGGGCAAATTATAGAAAGCGGTGCGGGCACCCCGGATTGTGGATCAATCCGGGCGGGTGCTGCCAGAATTGCCCCGGCCCCCAGTCGCCGGCCCATTCCGTTCTTATAAGAGGTAACCGGACCGCCCAGATGAGCTCGCGTCGTCGCCGTCGCCGCGCCGCTTCGGACGCGCCTCCCCAGGCGCCCCGGCAGGCGCCGCCCCGTCAAGCGCCCAAACCCAGCGGCGGCGGGTTCAATCCGTTCAAGCAGAAGCGGATCGTCGTTCTGGCGGTGCTAATGGTGGTCCTCATACCGTTCGAGTTCATGGCCATCAACTCCCTGCTTGAGGGCCCGCCGGGAGACCGCCCCGACACCGTTCCGGCGGTCGTGGTTCCGGCCGGGAGTCTGCACGACCCGTATCTGACCGTGCCGCCCACCTCGGGCGCCCGCGCCGAGACCGCCCCGCCGCCCGGGGTTTACACGACCGAGATTGCCAATCTTGAGCAAGTGGCGGCGCTCGCCGAGGGCACTGTCCTGGTCCAGTACAGCTGCCCGCCGACATCGGCGATATGCGCGCAGATGATCGGGCAGCTGGAAGAGATCGTCGATCAGACCTCCGACTACCCCGTCATCCTGGCACCCAACCGGGCCGCCGCCACCGCCCACATCCACCTGACCGCCTGGGGAGCCCGGCTGCGAATGAACCAGGTCGATGCCGAACTGGTGCGTGAGTTCATCACCGCCTGGGCAGGGGCCGAAGTGGATGGCAACGGCTAA
- a CDS encoding aspartate-semialdehyde dehydrogenase, translating into MRAPNVAVVGATGAVGGVLLGILAERGFPIANLRLLASKRSVGRTITFTGRDYQVEELREDSFVGIDLVFSAAGGSIARWFAPHAVAAGAIVIDKSSAWRYEPEVPLVVPEVNSDELSRHRGIIACPNCSTIQMVMALAPIDKAFPISRVVASTYQAVSGAGAAAMAELAQQISDIGGGRTPQASVLPRQIAHNVVPEVETFRPEDGYTSEEWKMAAETRKIMARPELRISATCVRVPVARGHSESINLEFDQPVDVDAVRELLANASGIQVIDAPMDKPPRYPTALDADGNDNVWVGRIRRDVSTENGLCLWVVSDNLRKGAATNSVQIAEQLLARDLLAPAAPDAELART; encoded by the coding sequence ATGAGAGCACCTAACGTGGCCGTGGTCGGCGCTACCGGCGCGGTGGGCGGAGTATTGCTGGGGATCCTGGCCGAGCGCGGATTCCCGATCGCGAACCTGAGGCTTTTGGCCAGCAAGCGGTCGGTCGGCCGAACAATCACCTTTACCGGCCGCGACTACCAGGTCGAGGAACTTCGCGAGGACTCGTTCGTTGGAATCGACCTGGTGTTTTCGGCCGCCGGCGGCAGCATAGCGCGCTGGTTCGCACCGCACGCGGTGGCCGCCGGGGCGATCGTGATCGACAAGAGTTCGGCCTGGCGCTACGAGCCCGAGGTACCGCTGGTGGTCCCCGAGGTGAACAGCGACGAACTGTCCCGCCACCGCGGGATCATCGCCTGCCCGAACTGCTCAACGATCCAGATGGTGATGGCCCTGGCGCCGATAGACAAGGCGTTTCCGATAAGCCGGGTCGTGGCCTCGACCTACCAGGCCGTATCCGGCGCCGGTGCGGCCGCCATGGCAGAGCTCGCCCAGCAGATCTCCGACATAGGCGGCGGGCGCACGCCACAGGCATCCGTGCTACCGCGCCAGATAGCCCATAACGTGGTCCCGGAGGTTGAGACCTTCCGGCCCGAGGACGGCTACACCAGCGAGGAATGGAAAATGGCGGCCGAGACGCGCAAGATCATGGCCCGGCCGGAGCTCAGGATCTCGGCCACCTGCGTGCGGGTACCGGTGGCGCGCGGGCACTCCGAATCGATAAACCTCGAATTCGACCAACCGGTCGATGTCGACGCGGTCCGCGAATTGCTGGCCAATGCCTCCGGGATCCAGGTGATCGACGCGCCAATGGATAAGCCGCCTCGCTACCCGACGGCGCTGGACGCCGACGGCAATGACAACGTCTGGGTGGGCCGCATCCGGCGCGACGTCTCGACCGAAAACGGACTCTGTCTGTGGGTGGTCTCGGACAACCTGCGCAAAGGCGCGGCAACCAACTCGGTCCAGATTGCCGAGCAGTTGCTGGCACGCGATCTGCTGGCCCCCGCGGCCCCCGACGCCGAGCTGGCCAGAACTTAA
- a CDS encoding stage 0 sporulation family protein, with translation MPTVIGVRFRTAGRLYYYDPDGIEFQADDLALVDAGNRRELGRVILAPTEIDSSELRGSLKKVVRRATAEDRAQAEQLSERAERAMAEFSDLIKERDLPIKPIKAGWSMDNSTLTFNIATSGPVAYSDLAAELAGRFHARIELRQVGSRERAALVDGLGRCGLSLCCSSWLTEPGNVTVRMAKNQNLPLNPAKISGVCGRLLCCLRYEHEMYVAGTVPQREPPDRVGIPDLFLGGTPLSEIPVAEEPEPEPSDQPAPTRRRRRPGRRRRSRRSRRRGQRPR, from the coding sequence ATGCCGACCGTAATCGGCGTGCGTTTTCGGACCGCCGGCCGGCTTTACTACTACGACCCGGACGGGATCGAATTCCAGGCCGACGATCTGGCCCTGGTAGACGCCGGGAACCGCCGGGAATTGGGCCGGGTAATCCTGGCCCCCACCGAAATCGACTCCAGCGAGTTGCGCGGGTCCTTAAAGAAGGTGGTCCGCCGCGCGACCGCCGAGGACCGCGCCCAGGCCGAGCAGTTGAGCGAGCGCGCCGAACGGGCCATGGCCGAGTTTTCGGACCTGATCAAGGAACGCGATCTGCCGATCAAGCCGATCAAAGCCGGCTGGAGCATGGACAACAGCACTCTGACCTTCAATATCGCGACCAGCGGCCCGGTCGCCTATTCGGATCTGGCCGCCGAACTCGCCGGTCGATTCCACGCCCGGATCGAGTTGCGCCAAGTCGGATCCCGCGAGCGCGCCGCCCTGGTCGACGGCCTCGGCCGCTGCGGGCTGTCGCTCTGCTGCTCGTCCTGGTTGACCGAGCCGGGCAACGTCACCGTGCGCATGGCCAAGAACCAGAACCTGCCGCTCAATCCGGCCAAGATCTCCGGCGTTTGCGGGCGACTGCTCTGCTGCCTTCGGTACGAGCACGAGATGTACGTAGCCGGTACGGTTCCGCAGCGCGAACCGCCCGACCGGGTAGGGATTCCGGACCTGTTCCTCGGCGGAACGCCGCTGTCCGAAATCCCGGTGGCGGAGGAACCTGAGCCGGAACCATCCGATCAGCCTGCGCCGACGCGGCGGCGCCGGCGCCCGGGTCGACGGCGGCGCTCCCGCCGGAGCCGCCGGCGCGGCCAGCGACCGCGCTAG
- a CDS encoding isoleucine--tRNA ligase gives MATPFKRPPAQPDLPAIEESILGFWEKNGIFEKLRAKNRGGPRHSFIDGPITANNPMGVHHAWGRTYKDVYTRYRAMRGFDQRYQNGFDCQGLWVEVEVERDLGLNSKREIEEYGLDNFSRACADRVRRFGQRITEQSKRLGMWMDWSDSYYTHSDSNIEHIWHFLKTCHENGWLRRGHRVMPWCTRCGTSLSQHELLGTDTYQELTHTAVTLRLPLVGKPREHLLVWTTTPWTLAGNVACAVSPDLEYVRVRGPGDDVYILSRGTLDRVLGSHSEVLESFPGSRLLGLKYEGPWDELPPQHDVPRRIVAWEEVAEAEGTGIVHIAPGSGAEDYELGQSEGLPALQIIDGEGIYRPEYGELAGRAVADANDFILASLRAKGLLLESAEHTHRYPVCWRCKQEIVFNLVDEWFIACDQIRPRMIRAAEQVHWIPDSAGLRMRDWLENMGDWAISRKRYWGLPLPFYQCPACQETTVIGSVAELRERAVDPEKVDSLPELHRPWIDEVEISCHCGQAAARVPEVGDCWLDAGIVPFSTLDYLGNDQEDPDSNWNRWYPANFITEMREQIRLWFYSMLFMSVAIRDRAPYETCFVYEKVMDDKGQAMHRSFGNAIGFDEAVDRMGADVMRWMYVGTNPNSNVRFGYGPGRAVVRRFLTLWNIYAFFLTYAELDGFDPASPAPPVAERPVLDRWILSRLGSLQNQAKQAYEGYWVYPLVDQLEHFWDDVSNWYVRLCRRRYWKSQADADKAAAYATLYQVLGGIARLMGPLAPFLAEELYQNLEAHAPEAPESLFLCPWPTADEAVIDAELESEFEIVRAVISLGRAARAQSGLKNRQPLAELVVGTADPARRRAVQRHRDLILAEVNVKSLRLTEASSSMLSFSLKPNFRSLGPRFGRSVNSAARAIAELDAAEVAARLESGESVAIQLDGRPEALSDQDLIVRYEGIAGLAVAVDSLLAVGISTELDSALELEGLARELVHAIQGLRRDAGFEIADRISLAIAGPDLPDLLAAHAEEIAGEVLAENVRVGSLEGAEARGEIRIGDSAYAIELERQSPA, from the coding sequence ATGGCCACACCTTTCAAGCGCCCGCCGGCCCAGCCCGACCTTCCGGCAATTGAGGAAAGCATCCTGGGCTTCTGGGAGAAGAACGGGATCTTTGAAAAGCTGCGCGCGAAGAACCGCGGCGGCCCGCGCCACTCGTTTATCGACGGCCCGATAACGGCCAACAACCCGATGGGCGTCCATCACGCCTGGGGACGCACCTACAAGGACGTCTACACCCGCTATCGGGCGATGCGCGGGTTTGACCAGCGTTACCAGAACGGTTTCGACTGCCAGGGCCTCTGGGTCGAGGTGGAGGTCGAACGGGACCTGGGCCTCAATTCCAAGCGCGAAATCGAGGAATACGGGCTCGACAACTTCTCGCGCGCCTGCGCCGACCGGGTTCGCCGGTTCGGGCAGCGGATCACCGAGCAGTCCAAGCGGCTGGGCATGTGGATGGACTGGTCCGATTCGTATTACACGCACTCGGACAGCAACATCGAGCACATCTGGCATTTCCTAAAGACCTGCCACGAGAACGGCTGGCTGCGGCGCGGCCATCGGGTCATGCCCTGGTGCACGCGCTGCGGAACCTCCCTGTCCCAGCATGAGTTGCTTGGCACCGACACCTACCAGGAGCTGACGCACACCGCGGTAACCCTGCGCCTGCCGCTGGTGGGCAAACCCCGCGAACACCTGCTGGTGTGGACGACGACACCCTGGACGCTGGCCGGCAACGTAGCCTGCGCGGTGTCGCCGGATCTTGAATACGTCCGCGTGCGCGGCCCCGGGGACGACGTTTACATCCTCTCGCGAGGGACCCTGGACCGGGTTCTGGGCTCCCACTCGGAGGTGCTCGAGTCCTTCCCCGGCAGCCGGCTGCTGGGTCTCAAGTACGAGGGCCCCTGGGACGAACTGCCTCCGCAGCACGACGTGCCGCGCCGGATCGTGGCCTGGGAAGAGGTCGCCGAGGCCGAGGGTACCGGGATCGTGCACATTGCGCCCGGCTCCGGCGCCGAGGACTACGAACTGGGCCAGAGCGAGGGCCTGCCGGCCCTGCAAATCATCGACGGCGAGGGCATATACCGCCCCGAATACGGCGAGCTGGCCGGTCGCGCGGTTGCCGACGCCAACGATTTCATCCTCGCGAGCCTGCGCGCCAAGGGGCTATTGCTGGAGTCGGCCGAGCACACCCATCGGTATCCAGTCTGCTGGCGCTGCAAGCAGGAAATCGTTTTCAACCTGGTCGACGAGTGGTTCATCGCCTGCGACCAGATCCGGCCGCGCATGATCAGGGCCGCCGAGCAAGTCCACTGGATACCCGATTCGGCCGGCCTGCGGATGCGCGACTGGCTCGAGAACATGGGTGACTGGGCAATCTCGCGCAAGCGCTACTGGGGCCTGCCGCTGCCCTTCTACCAGTGCCCGGCCTGCCAGGAGACGACCGTGATCGGTTCGGTCGCCGAGCTGCGCGAGCGGGCGGTCGATCCCGAGAAGGTCGATAGCCTGCCGGAGCTGCACCGGCCCTGGATCGATGAGGTCGAGATCAGCTGCCATTGCGGCCAGGCGGCGGCGCGGGTTCCGGAAGTTGGCGACTGCTGGCTGGACGCCGGGATCGTCCCGTTTTCGACCCTTGACTACCTGGGCAACGACCAGGAAGATCCGGATTCGAACTGGAACCGCTGGTACCCGGCCAATTTCATCACCGAGATGCGCGAGCAGATCCGGTTGTGGTTCTACTCGATGCTTTTCATGAGCGTGGCGATCCGCGATCGCGCCCCCTACGAGACCTGCTTCGTCTACGAGAAGGTCATGGACGACAAGGGTCAGGCGATGCACCGCTCGTTCGGCAACGCGATCGGTTTCGACGAAGCGGTCGATCGGATGGGCGCCGACGTGATGCGCTGGATGTACGTCGGCACCAATCCCAATTCCAACGTCCGCTTCGGGTACGGGCCCGGGCGCGCGGTGGTGCGCCGCTTCCTGACCCTTTGGAACATATACGCGTTCTTCCTCACCTACGCCGAGCTGGACGGGTTCGATCCGGCTTCGCCGGCGCCGCCCGTCGCCGAGCGCCCGGTCCTGGACCGCTGGATCCTCTCGCGCCTGGGCTCCCTGCAGAACCAGGCCAAGCAGGCCTACGAGGGCTACTGGGTGTACCCGTTGGTTGACCAGCTTGAACATTTCTGGGACGACGTATCCAACTGGTACGTACGCCTATGCCGGCGCCGCTACTGGAAGTCGCAGGCCGACGCGGACAAGGCGGCCGCTTACGCAACCCTTTACCAGGTGCTAGGCGGCATCGCGAGGTTGATGGGGCCGCTGGCCCCTTTCCTGGCCGAGGAGCTTTACCAGAACCTGGAGGCCCATGCCCCGGAAGCCCCCGAAAGCCTGTTCCTGTGCCCCTGGCCGACCGCCGACGAAGCGGTCATAGACGCCGAACTGGAATCCGAATTCGAGATCGTTCGGGCGGTGATTTCGCTCGGTCGAGCGGCGCGCGCCCAGTCCGGTCTCAAAAACCGCCAGCCCCTCGCCGAACTGGTGGTGGGCACCGCCGATCCCGCCCGCCGCCGGGCGGTGCAGCGGCACCGCGACCTGATCCTGGCCGAGGTGAACGTGAAGTCCCTGCGGCTGACCGAAGCCAGTTCCTCCATGCTGAGCTTTTCGCTCAAACCCAATTTCCGCAGCCTCGGTCCGCGTTTCGGGCGCTCGGTCAATTCGGCGGCCCGGGCGATCGCCGAACTGGACGCCGCCGAAGTGGCGGCGCGCCTGGAGTCCGGGGAGAGCGTCGCAATCCAGTTGGACGGACGCCCGGAGGCGCTCAGTGACCAGGATCTGATCGTTCGCTACGAGGGAATCGCCGGCCTGGCCGTGGCAGTCGACTCGCTGCTCGCGGTGGGCATTTCCACCGAACTGGACTCAGCGCTTGAACTCGAAGGCCTGGCCCGCGAGCTGGTGCACGCCATTCAGGGACTGCGGCGCGACGCCGGATTCGAGATTGCGGATCGGATATCGCTGGCGATCGCGGGACCGGACCTGCCCGATCTGCTGGCCGCGCACGCCGAGGAAATCGCCGGCGAGGTGCTGGCCGAGAACGTGCGCGTCGGCAGCCTGGAGGGCGCCGAGGCCCGCGGTGAAATCCGGATCGGCGACAGCGCGTACGCCATCGAGTTGGAGCGACAGTCCCCCGCCTAG
- a CDS encoding polyribonucleotide nucleotidyltransferase codes for MNALKHEIAINLGGEELRLENGQLALQADGAILLSYGDLRLLCTVCMKDSPREGLDFFPLSCDFEEKSYSVGHIPGSVLRREGRPPDSATLTARLTDRPLRPLFPKGMRNDVQVINTLLASDKDNEADVLGIVGASAALHISRIPFNGPIGAVRVGYDGENFVVNPTRSFLAENPSLDLVVASTAKGVVMIEAGASQLPEDDVEAAIEFGHEHNQELIGLQEELRELCGVEKAEPIIAGVYEGAEEAVTAAVGSDLAAAVRVTTEPDRSEAVAAAREVANAALEDSGLEPEAVAAGFESALKAATRAAILDDQLRPDGRAPGQLRELSADVGILPRVHGTGLFQRGLTQCLNIVTLGNARSVQRIGLDNLDWEESKRYMHHYYMPPFASGEAYPLRGPRRREIGHGYLAERAITPVLPDESEFPYVIRTVSEILSSNGSTSMAATTASALALMDAGVPLKAPVTGISIGLISDGDGRHEILTDIQGAEDHFGDMDFKVAGSAEGVTAIQLDIKLDHIPLSIIGPVLARGREARMEILEVMQAAIDQPRDSVNTWAPKIEIHKIDPAKIGEVIGPGGKVIRKLEELTGASIDIAEDGTLTVAAPDREQAEKTIAMIRDIIGDIELGRVVSGPVERILPFGAFIEFAPGKQGMIHISELADYRVEEVEDEVSVGDVIEAKVIEIDDLGRINLSRKAVLMGDDYTGYRPRRGGGGGGRRNGGRERGGFRDRGGDRGGDRGGFRRGGRGGGRRDRDFDRGGFRDDYGDRGDRGDRSDRGDRGRGRGRGRSFDRNRPQRRRNWDDDRGRGRDRDRSRGREPDWEFMD; via the coding sequence ATGAATGCCTTGAAACACGAAATTGCAATCAATCTAGGCGGAGAAGAACTCCGTTTAGAGAACGGCCAGTTGGCTCTTCAAGCCGACGGCGCGATCCTGCTCAGCTACGGCGATCTACGCCTGCTCTGCACGGTCTGCATGAAAGACAGCCCGCGCGAGGGCCTCGACTTCTTCCCGCTCTCGTGCGACTTTGAAGAAAAGTCCTACTCGGTAGGGCACATCCCGGGATCGGTCCTGCGCCGCGAGGGGCGACCGCCCGACAGCGCGACCCTGACCGCCCGCCTCACCGACCGTCCCTTGCGCCCGCTATTTCCAAAGGGCATGCGCAACGACGTCCAGGTCATTAACACCCTGCTGGCCTCGGACAAGGACAACGAGGCCGACGTGCTGGGGATCGTCGGCGCAAGCGCCGCCCTGCACATTTCCCGTATCCCGTTCAACGGGCCGATCGGGGCGGTGAGGGTCGGCTACGACGGAGAGAACTTCGTCGTTAACCCGACGCGATCGTTCCTGGCTGAGAACCCGAGCCTGGACCTGGTGGTGGCCTCCACCGCCAAGGGAGTGGTGATGATCGAAGCCGGCGCCTCGCAGCTTCCGGAGGACGATGTCGAAGCCGCAATCGAATTCGGCCACGAGCACAACCAGGAGCTGATCGGACTCCAGGAAGAATTGCGCGAGCTCTGCGGGGTTGAAAAGGCCGAGCCGATCATCGCCGGCGTTTACGAAGGCGCCGAAGAGGCGGTCACGGCGGCAGTCGGATCTGATCTGGCGGCGGCGGTGCGAGTCACCACCGAGCCCGATCGGAGCGAGGCGGTTGCCGCGGCGCGCGAAGTCGCGAATGCCGCGCTCGAGGATTCGGGCCTTGAACCCGAAGCGGTAGCGGCCGGTTTTGAATCCGCGCTCAAGGCTGCCACCCGGGCTGCCATCCTGGACGACCAGCTGCGCCCCGACGGACGGGCCCCCGGCCAGTTGCGGGAACTCTCCGCCGATGTCGGAATCCTGCCGCGGGTGCACGGCACCGGACTGTTCCAGCGCGGCCTCACCCAGTGCCTGAACATAGTTACCCTGGGCAATGCCCGCTCGGTGCAGCGCATCGGCTTGGACAACCTCGACTGGGAAGAGTCCAAGCGCTACATGCACCACTACTACATGCCACCATTTGCGTCCGGCGAAGCGTACCCGCTGCGCGGCCCGCGGCGGCGTGAGATCGGACATGGCTACCTGGCCGAGCGCGCCATCACTCCGGTTCTGCCGGACGAATCCGAATTCCCGTACGTGATTCGCACCGTGTCCGAGATCCTTTCATCGAACGGCTCAACGTCGATGGCCGCCACCACCGCTTCGGCGTTGGCGCTGATGGATGCCGGCGTGCCGCTGAAGGCCCCGGTGACCGGAATCTCGATCGGGCTCATCTCCGACGGCGACGGCCGGCACGAGATCCTCACCGACATCCAAGGCGCCGAGGATCACTTCGGCGACATGGACTTTAAAGTCGCCGGATCGGCCGAAGGCGTAACCGCGATCCAGCTGGACATCAAACTCGATCACATTCCGCTCTCGATCATCGGGCCGGTGCTGGCGCGCGGGCGCGAGGCGAGGATGGAAATTCTTGAGGTGATGCAGGCGGCGATCGACCAGCCACGCGACTCGGTAAACACCTGGGCGCCCAAGATCGAGATCCACAAGATCGATCCGGCCAAGATCGGCGAGGTGATCGGGCCCGGCGGCAAGGTGATCCGCAAGCTCGAAGAACTCACCGGCGCTTCGATCGACATCGCCGAGGACGGCACCCTGACGGTCGCCGCCCCGGACCGCGAACAGGCCGAAAAGACGATCGCGATGATTCGCGACATCATCGGCGACATCGAACTCGGGCGGGTGGTGTCCGGCCCGGTGGAACGCATCCTGCCGTTCGGCGCATTTATTGAATTCGCGCCCGGCAAGCAGGGCATGATCCACATCTCCGAACTTGCCGATTACCGAGTCGAAGAAGTCGAGGACGAGGTTTCGGTCGGTGACGTGATCGAGGCCAAAGTAATCGAAATCGACGACCTGGGGCGGATAAACCTCTCCCGCAAGGCAGTCCTGATGGGCGACGACTACACCGGTTATCGCCCGCGCCGCGGCGGCGGCGGCGGAGGCCGGCGCAACGGCGGCCGTGAGCGAGGCGGATTCCGCGACCGCGGCGGCGACCGCGGCGGCGACCGTGGTGGCTTCCGGCGCGGGGGACGCGGCGGCGGACGTCGTGACCGCGACTTTGACCGCGGTGGCTTCCGTGACGACTACGGCGACCGGGGCGACCGGGGCGACCGGAGCGACCGAGGCGACCGAGGACGCGGACGCGGACGCGGCCGGAGTTTCGACCGCAACCGTCCGCAACGGCGCCGCAACTGGGACGATGACCGCGGACGCGGCCGGGACCGCGATCGCAGCCGCGGCCGCGAGCCCGACTGGGAATTCATGGACTAA
- a CDS encoding alanyl-tRNA editing protein: MSSRPLYYDDAYRREFAGAVVGSEEQAIFLDQTCFYPRGGGQPGDSGELEIDGVWRPVAPARRIKGQIAHIVDGEIPAAGTRLRGRIDWDRRFRLMRLHTALHVLSQVVFSEYGAQVTGANIADDGAKARMDFALEGMRIAEILGDLEKATNDLIGQGAAVKTYELPRAEAFQIPDLIRSHINLLPESITQVRIVEIVGVDLQADGGTHVASTDQIGTVKMIGGANKGRINRRVEIAVAD; encoded by the coding sequence ATGTCTTCCCGCCCGCTCTATTACGATGACGCCTATCGGCGCGAATTTGCAGGTGCGGTCGTTGGCTCCGAGGAGCAGGCGATCTTTCTGGATCAGACCTGCTTTTATCCGCGCGGCGGCGGCCAGCCCGGAGACAGCGGCGAACTGGAAATCGACGGCGTCTGGCGCCCGGTCGCGCCGGCCCGCCGGATCAAGGGCCAGATCGCCCACATAGTTGACGGCGAGATCCCCGCGGCCGGCACCCGACTGCGCGGCCGGATCGACTGGGACCGCCGGTTCCGCCTGATGCGCCTGCACACTGCCCTGCATGTGCTTTCGCAGGTGGTCTTTTCCGAGTACGGTGCTCAGGTTACCGGGGCCAACATCGCCGACGACGGCGCCAAGGCGCGGATGGACTTCGCGCTCGAGGGTATGCGCATCGCCGAAATCCTCGGGGACCTGGAAAAGGCCACCAACGACCTGATCGGCCAGGGCGCGGCGGTAAAGACATACGAGCTGCCACGCGCCGAAGCATTCCAGATTCCAGACCTGATCCGCAGCCACATCAACCTCCTGCCTGAATCGATTACCCAGGTCCGAATCGTCGAAATCGTAGGCGTCGACCTGCAGGCCGACGGCGGCACCCACGTAGCCTCGACCGACCAGATCGGGACCGTGAAGATGATCGGCGGAGCCAACAAGGGCCGCATCAACCGGCGCGTCGAAATCGCCGTGGCCGACTGA
- the rpsO gene encoding 30S ribosomal protein S15 encodes MPYTGSKQEAIETLQNHEFDTGSTEVQIGVLTTRIVHLTEHLREHKHDHHSRRGLLKLVGKRGSLLRYLREKNPDRYSQVVTTLELRR; translated from the coding sequence TTGCCATACACCGGCAGCAAGCAGGAAGCAATCGAAACCCTGCAAAACCACGAGTTCGACACCGGTTCGACCGAGGTCCAGATCGGCGTCCTGACCACCCGCATCGTGCATCTGACCGAACATCTGCGCGAGCACAAGCACGATCACCACTCGCGGCGCGGCCTGCTCAAGCTGGTCGGCAAGCGCGGATCGCTGCTCAGATACCTGCGCGAGAAAAATCCGGATCGCTACAGCCAAGTCGTGACCACGCTGGAGTTGCGCAGATAG
- a CDS encoding 4-hydroxy-tetrahydrodipicolinate reductase, with protein MTRVAVSGAAGKVGREVVAAVAAAPDLELVGLCDLGPIPEETAPEVGADCRGRELDRVLAESGAAVVVDFTNAAAGPDHLLAAAAAGVCPVVGTTGFSDQQVSALGAAVAAAGIGGFLAPNFAIGAVLQMQMCQLAARHFDTVEVIELHHDQKIDAPSGTALATARRIAEAAGGGTRDVGTEKFAVEGVRGGNVDGVKVHSVRLPGLVAHQEVIFGGTGQTLTLRHDSISRESFMPGVLLAVRRVQSLNGLVIGLDNLLD; from the coding sequence ATGACCAGAGTCGCCGTATCCGGGGCTGCCGGAAAAGTCGGTCGAGAGGTGGTCGCCGCGGTTGCGGCGGCCCCCGACCTGGAACTGGTGGGACTCTGTGATCTTGGGCCGATCCCGGAAGAGACCGCCCCCGAGGTCGGCGCCGACTGCCGGGGTCGCGAACTGGACCGGGTACTGGCTGAGTCCGGTGCCGCGGTGGTGGTGGATTTCACCAACGCCGCCGCCGGTCCCGACCATCTGCTCGCCGCCGCCGCCGCCGGGGTCTGCCCGGTGGTGGGCACGACCGGTTTCTCCGACCAACAGGTGAGCGCCCTCGGCGCAGCCGTTGCCGCAGCCGGGATCGGGGGCTTTCTGGCGCCGAATTTTGCGATTGGCGCGGTCCTGCAGATGCAGATGTGCCAGTTGGCGGCGCGTCACTTCGACACCGTAGAGGTGATCGAGCTGCACCACGACCAGAAAATCGACGCCCCCTCGGGCACCGCGCTGGCGACCGCGCGCCGAATCGCTGAGGCGGCCGGCGGCGGCACGCGCGACGTGGGAACCGAGAAATTCGCCGTCGAGGGCGTGCGCGGCGGCAACGTGGACGGGGTGAAGGTTCATTCGGTCCGGTTGCCGGGACTGGTCGCCCACCAGGAGGTGATCTTCGGCGGGACCGGCCAGACGCTCACCCTGCGGCACGATTCAATCAGCCGTGAATCCTTCATGCCCGGAGTGCTGCTCGCCGTGCGCCGGGTCCAATCACTGAACGGGCTGGTAATCGGCCTGGACAACCTGCTGGACTAG